A region from the Acyrthosiphon pisum isolate AL4f chromosome A1, pea_aphid_22Mar2018_4r6ur, whole genome shotgun sequence genome encodes:
- the LOC100575421 gene encoding centrosome-associated protein 350-like yields MSETSINQELCLETDNKNSLIIHNNIKSSNTSSISSDSGSIQRNLIVNLNENDTDVCEMKKNSIRQFEEPNYKIRLEDVYSPDFTSDEYTSEFQGSYQFNKNDNIIESNDSEQSNETSYEEDRSEGEILFEDKTFIEQYSDDHGDFVQKENSTDDKVHAITTKIFNSLLKDTKKSLQFNMNKSLFRSEKNDLNNLTEETPLLLILKREEENQNRIILSEQATIISDVLFKQHLQTIFPEILQMYLPKLNEIEMEKLTVYLKWSSTKKKKLKLSECLTFQHKIDVDNENSFEMFYQKYLEQKKSPTFQDESNDDMLSHTQQEAEKLKQEQIRIEEEIERLRMSEEVQFFLREIPNKPPPPYKSPTKNKALIDIPYTSDEVHEIVLTAANQVFNGSQSALSNNYIIDSDSIVHADYKTLIFDYCKEIALDLFIDDTYLPLWKRSIKRLKHFRARPKNPKDLSDIVIKKMNQIIDIDECEEKVNKFVVKQMHEEDSKWTDFQMDELEIQNDIVQNLMKKLVCDTISSTKTNFYLKFL; encoded by the exons atgtcaGAAACTTCCATTAACCAAGAATTATGTCTAGAAACAGATAATAAAAACTCACTGAttattcataacaatattaaaagctCTAATACAAGTTCAATTTCATCTGATAGTGGTAGTATTCAAAGAAATCtcattgttaatttaaatgaaaatgataCTGATGTATGTGAAATGAAGAAAAACAGTATCAGACAATTTGAGGaacctaattataaaattagattaGAAGATGTTTACAGTCCAGATTTTACATCCGATGAGTATACATCAGAATTTCAAGGGtcatatcaatttaataaaaatgataatataatagaatcaAATGACAGTGAACAAAGTAATGAAACTTCTTATGAAGAAGATAGAAGTGAAGGAGAAATACTATTTGAggataaaacatttattgaacAGTATTCAGATGATCATGGTGATTtt gttcaAAAAGAGAATTCTACTGATGATAAAGTTCATGCTATTActactaaaatttttaattctcttctaaaagatacaaaaaaatcattacaatttaaCATGAATAAGTCATTATTTCGTTCAGAAAAAAATgatcttaataatttaactgaAGAAACTCCATTGTTGTTGATCTTAAAACGTGAAGAAGAGAATCAAAACCGGATTATTCTCTCGGAGCAAGCAACAATTATTTCAGATGTACTTTTCAAGCAGcatttacaaactatttttcCCGAAATTCTACAAATGTACTTACCTAAATTGAATGAAATAGAAATGGAAAAACTAACAGTATATTTAAAGTGGtcttctacaaaaaaaaaaaaattgaaattatctgAATGTTTAACTTTTC AACACAAAATTGATGTTGACAATGAAAAttcatttgaaatgttttatcAAAAGTATCTAGAgcag AAAAAATCTCCAACTTTCCAAGATGAAAGTAATGATGATATGCTTAGTCATACCCAACAAGAagcagaaaaattaaaacaagaacAAATACGTATTGAAGAAGAA attgaaCGTCTTCGCATGTCGGAAGAAGTACAATTTTTTCTAAGAGAAATACCTAATAAGCCACCACCCCCCTATAAGAGTCCTACTAAAAACAAAGCACTTATTGACATTCCTTATACATCTGATGAAGTTCACGAAATAGTTTTGACAGCTGCTAATCAAGTATTCAATGGTTCTCAAAGTGCATTATCAAACAACTACATTATAGATTCAGATTCAATTGTACATGctgattataaaacattaatttttgattactGTAAAGAAATTGCACTAGACTTATTTATTGACGATACATATTTACCTTTATGGAAGAGATCTATAAAAAGATTGAAACATTTTAGGGCAAGACCAAAAAACCCTAAAGATTTAAgtgatatagttataaaaaaaatgaatcagaTTATCGATATAGACGAGTGTGAAGAGaaagtaaataaatttgtagTGAAACAAATGCATGAAGAAGACAGTAAATGGACTGATTTTCAAATGGATGAATTGGAAATACAAAatgatattgttcaaaatttgatgaaaaaattggTTTGCGATACTATCTCAAGtactaaaactaatttttatttgaaatttctcTGA
- the LOC100164940 gene encoding uncharacterized protein LOC100164940 — MPKESCDRKGDTPLDIQETGWSRTKRALSAIHVEPLLCCYIVSRTLLLLATQNLSLQKACSVNLQLDDDTCAALLAKSKTNASEPLHRYEVATQQLVANMLSWQLIVQSTVPCALAVFVGSWSDRRRKRVPCMLIPVASELARVIGLVACVYWFDELRMEVVGVVEALPTSLAGGRMVLFNAMFSYVSDVTGEEKKTLRIGIVNILSSVGMAIGTALSGITFQKLGFYGVYGVSSVLCLIGLLYGLVFIKEVSPNKPENSIPQTRNNGLFNGFFNAKHIQEAFKVTFKDGPQNRKLKIIMLMCIAFLIMGPLNGDLSVSYLNTRARFKWNEVDFSVFSTFSMITCVVGSAICISLFSRVLKIEDSLIGVVACAGKIVAGICYALATEDWVYYLGPLVDIMGGTIFITSRSIMAKIVKPDELGQVMAIYSIVDSLVPAVFGPLYTVIYKNTVDTLPGAYSLIGSTLAIPATMIYFWMYKDSKLSQKIDDKSVEIENTKL; from the exons ATGCCCAAGGAGTCATGTGACCGGAAAGGTGACACACCGCTAGACATACAGGAGACCGGCTGGTCGCGAACCAAGCGAGCGCTAAGCGCAATCCACGTGGAACCTCTGTTGTGCTGTTACATCGTGTCCCGGACGCTCTTGCTGCTGGCCACGCAGAACCTGAGCCTGCAGAAGGCGTGCTCGGTAAACCTCCAGCTTGACGACGACACGTGCGCCGCGCTGCTGGCCAAATCCAAGACAAACGCCAGCGAGCCGCTGCACCGGTATGAGGTGGCCACCCAGCAGCTGGTGGCCAACATGCTCTCGTGGCAGCTGATCGTCCAGAGCACCGTGCCGTGTGCGCTGGCCGTGTTCGTCGGGTCCTGGAGCGACCGACGCCGAAAGCGAGTGCCGTGCATGCTCATACCCGTTGCTAGCGAACTGGCCCGCGTCATTGGCCTTGTGGCCTGCGTCTACTGGTTCGACGAGCTCCGCATGGAAGTGGTCGGCGTTGTCGAGGCGTTGCCCACGTCACTGGCCGGTGGCCGGATGGTTCTGTTCAACGCGATGTTCAGCTACGTCTCCGACGTCACCGGT GAGGAGAAGAAAACTCTACGAATCGGTATAGTCAACATACTATCCTCAGTAGGCATGGCCATCGGTACAGCGTTGTCTGGTATTACATTTCAGAAGCTGGGTTTCTATGGTGTGTACGGTGTATCTTCGGTCCTATGTTTAATAGGTCTTCTGTATGGTCTAGTATTTATAAAAGAAGTGTCACCAAATAAACCGGAAAATTCAATACCACAGACACGAAATAATGGTCTGTTTAATGGATTTTTTAACGCAAAACACATTCAAGAAGCATTTAAAGTCACGTTCAAGGACGGACCACAAAATCGAAAACTCAAAATAATCATGTTAATGTGTATTGCGTTTTTAATCATGGGACCTTTAAAcg gtgaTCTTTCCGTATCGTATTTGAATACACGTGCCCGATTCAAATGGAACGAAGTTGATTTTAGTGTGTTTTCTACTTTCTCTATGATCACTTGtgtagtag gttCAGCAATTTGCATCAGCTTATTTAGCCGTGTGCTTAAAATCGAAGATAGCTTAATTGGAGTGGTGGCATGTGCAGGAAAAATTGTTGCCGGAATATGTTACGCTTTAGCGACGGAAGATTGGGTATACTATTTAG GACCGTTGGTAGACATTATGGGAGGCACAATTTTCATAACATCGAGATCAATTATGGCAAAAATAGTCAAACCCGATGAATTAG gacaAGTTATGGCCATTTACAGCATCGTCGATTCGCTTGTCCCGGCCGTGTTCGGCCCGCTATATACTGTGATCTACAAAAATACAGTGGATACGTTACCCGGAGCGTACAGTTTAATAGGATCAACTTTAGCCATACCGGCGACTATGATATACTT CTGGATGTACAAAGATAGCAAACTATCTCAGAAAATCGATGATAAATCTGTTGAAATTGAGAATACCAAACTTTGA
- the LOC100569864 gene encoding intraflagellar transport protein 52 homolog, with translation MNNMADSNNNIILFDMAKNEMFDINDNLKILRRKLQGSYTIAINKHEITVDVLNGVQLVVFGAPRAMFSEAEFNCLHKYIDLGGSVLVMFSEGGEKELHTNINYLLEEFGIMVNSDYVLRTHYYLYFHPKECLVKDGVVNEAVAKYLDRENENPSKCISFVFPYGASLNVAKPAAPILTSGSVAYPLNRPLCAFYSASKYSNKGTI, from the exons atgaataatatggcagatagtaacaataatattatattatttgatatggctaaaaatgaaatgtttgatatcaatgataatttgaaaattttgagaAGGAAATTGCAGGGATCTTATACGATTGCCAT aAATAAACATGAGATCACAGTGGATGTCTTAAATGGTGTGCAGTTAGTTGTATTTGGAGCTCCACGTGCTATGTTTTCAGAAGCAGAATTTAATTGTcttcataaatatattgatcTTGGAGGATCCGTATTAGTTATGTTTTCTGAAGGAGGCGAAAAAGAActacatactaatataaattatttattagaagaaTTTGGTATAATGGTTAATAGTG actaTGTATTACGCAcacactattatttatatttccaccCAAAAGAATGTCTGGTTAAAGATGGTGTTGTTAATGAAGCTGTGGCTAAATATTTGGACCGAGAAAATGAAAACCCATCAAA aTGTATAAGTTTTGTATTTCCTTATGGTGCTAGTTTAAATGTGGCTAAACCAGCTGCTCCTATACTTACTAGTGGTTCTGTTGCTTATCCTCTTAATAGACCACTCTGTGCTTTTTATTCTGCTTCAAAGTATTCCAACAAAGGTaccatttaa